A section of the Sedimentisphaera cyanobacteriorum genome encodes:
- the rpmE gene encoding 50S ribosomal protein L31 produces the protein MKDKIHPKYNKVTVHCGCGNTFETRSTLNKEVHVEICSMCHPFFTGKQKFVDTAGRIERFQRKYGNSLLDRVKKKKN, from the coding sequence ATGAAAGACAAGATACACCCAAAATACAACAAGGTAACAGTTCACTGCGGCTGCGGAAACACGTTTGAAACACGCAGCACTCTGAATAAAGAGGTGCATGTTGAGATTTGCTCAATGTGCCATCCGTTCTTTACCGGCAAGCAGAAGTTTGTTGATACTGCAGGACGTATTGAACGTTTCCAGAGAAAATACGGCAACAGCCTGCTTGACAGAGTAAAAAAGAAAAAGAATTAG
- a CDS encoding type IV pilus twitching motility protein PilT, with translation MKITEALEKAVEQKASDIHINIGLAPVVRKNTVIMSLDFPEITSEDLTAFLNRFVYEGGRDKLEENKDIDFAVMLESRNRFRVNVHYQRGKPALSFRVIPNSIPELNELELPGVIEEIMGLPRGLVLVTGPAGSGKSTTLAATINKINEQSAKRIITLEDPIEYLFENKLSHIEQRELGRDVTNFASGLKHAMRQDPDIIMLGEMRDLETTSAAITAAETGHLVLSTLHTINAAQTIERIIDIYPDGQQNHIRSLLSNTLKAVVSQTLFQRKDMEGMIPCSEVLVCNSAAKNCIRDNRLHEIPNIIETSRQIGMHSLDKSILDTFYKGAIYKNDAVAKASNQTQMQKVLGKVYDEKDFAPIVF, from the coding sequence ATGAAGATAACTGAAGCCCTTGAAAAAGCAGTAGAGCAAAAGGCAAGCGATATTCATATTAATATCGGTTTAGCGCCTGTTGTCAGAAAAAACACGGTGATAATGAGCCTGGATTTTCCTGAAATAACATCCGAAGATTTAACGGCGTTTCTAAACCGTTTTGTTTACGAAGGCGGCCGTGATAAGCTCGAGGAAAACAAGGATATAGATTTTGCTGTTATGCTTGAGAGCCGAAACCGGTTTCGTGTTAACGTTCATTATCAGAGGGGCAAGCCCGCTTTGTCCTTTCGTGTTATACCCAATTCAATACCAGAACTTAATGAGCTCGAACTTCCGGGGGTAATTGAAGAGATAATGGGGCTTCCAAGAGGCCTTGTGCTCGTTACAGGCCCTGCCGGCTCAGGCAAAAGCACTACTCTTGCAGCCACGATAAATAAAATAAATGAGCAGTCTGCCAAGCGTATAATCACGCTTGAAGACCCGATAGAGTATCTCTTTGAAAATAAATTAAGCCATATTGAGCAAAGGGAGCTTGGAAGAGATGTAACAAATTTTGCTTCCGGGCTTAAGCATGCAATGCGGCAGGACCCCGATATCATAATGTTAGGCGAGATGAGAGACCTCGAAACCACATCCGCTGCAATAACCGCTGCTGAAACCGGACACCTTGTTTTGAGCACCCTCCATACAATCAATGCCGCACAGACAATCGAGAGGATTATAGACATTTACCCCGACGGCCAGCAAAACCATATAAGGAGCCTGCTTTCTAATACACTGAAAGCAGTTGTTTCGCAGACCCTTTTCCAGCGAAAAGATATGGAGGGTATGATTCCATGTTCGGAGGTGCTGGTATGCAATTCTGCTGCAAAAAACTGCATTCGAGACAACCGGCTTCACGAAATCCCCAATATCATTGAAACATCCCGACAAATTGGAATGCACTCTCTGGACAAAAGCATACTCGATACTTTCTATAAAGGCGCGATTTATAAAAATGACGCTGTGGCTAAAGCATCAAACCAAACGCAAATGCAGAAAGTCCTCGGAAAAGTTTACGACGAAAAAGACTTCGCTCCAATAGTTTTTTAA
- a CDS encoding secretin N-terminal domain-containing protein yields MKRTKSASRMLCIAFGLIIFSMPCFAEIKSTEKEDAQKSAPIDKKLSKKISVDFVGTEIDDVLRMISQYADVDMVKSPDVTGTVNARLSDVPVGEALENILAVHNYAYVKTNTMLRIVPESEVINAPEKTVSKVYRITYADAVNVASALKDYISETGRVSVSPGTSNIAVTDKESRIKAIDEFIEELDRVTEQVIVEVRIYDVSGDSSVELGIEWNAGTETSNSIGQQVHQTTGNGIDYSDEILSGEAPEGTPIQTGEDPFAAGSFDKESGGSIRLGFLNDSISVDMILSMLHKEGLAKLLANPKILVLDNETANFEIVREIPYKEESETSQGGSMTSTEFKDVGVKLEVTPHITRDDMLRLRIIPEFGIVENQSPDQQGVPTVNTRRLDTIALLKSGETVVLGGLKRFETTKNYTKAPILGDIPLIAPAFRSENETVKESELMVFIRPLIIPGEHKMSKQEKNILEKTECPQPNFNGRNLKELVRKSKEKGNEDN; encoded by the coding sequence ATGAAACGCACAAAATCTGCCTCACGAATGCTCTGCATTGCTTTTGGGCTCATTATTTTCTCTATGCCCTGTTTTGCAGAAATAAAATCAACCGAGAAAGAAGATGCCCAGAAATCTGCACCGATAGATAAAAAACTGAGCAAGAAAATCAGTGTTGATTTTGTAGGCACGGAAATTGATGATGTTCTCAGAATGATCTCGCAGTACGCAGATGTTGATATGGTGAAAAGCCCTGATGTTACAGGGACGGTAAATGCAAGGCTTAGCGATGTCCCTGTAGGCGAGGCTTTGGAGAATATCCTCGCTGTGCACAACTATGCTTATGTAAAAACCAATACTATGCTTCGGATTGTTCCTGAGAGCGAAGTAATCAATGCGCCCGAGAAAACTGTGAGCAAGGTTTACAGGATAACTTATGCCGATGCAGTTAATGTTGCCTCCGCCCTGAAAGACTACATCTCAGAGACTGGCAGGGTTTCTGTGAGCCCGGGGACAAGCAATATAGCCGTTACCGACAAAGAGAGCCGGATTAAAGCTATAGATGAATTTATCGAGGAGTTGGACAGAGTAACAGAGCAGGTGATTGTTGAAGTGAGGATTTACGATGTATCCGGCGACAGCTCGGTGGAACTGGGAATAGAATGGAATGCCGGAACAGAAACCTCAAATTCAATCGGGCAGCAGGTTCATCAGACAACCGGAAACGGGATCGATTACAGCGATGAAATATTAAGCGGAGAAGCCCCTGAGGGGACTCCCATCCAAACCGGCGAAGACCCGTTTGCAGCGGGTTCTTTTGACAAGGAATCCGGAGGTTCAATAAGACTGGGATTTCTCAATGATTCAATAAGTGTGGATATGATTCTTTCGATGCTTCATAAAGAAGGGCTCGCCAAACTGCTTGCGAATCCGAAAATACTCGTGCTGGACAACGAAACAGCTAATTTTGAGATAGTACGTGAGATTCCATACAAAGAAGAAAGCGAGACATCTCAGGGAGGGTCTATGACTTCCACTGAGTTCAAGGATGTAGGCGTAAAGCTTGAGGTAACCCCGCACATCACCAGAGATGATATGCTTAGGCTGCGGATAATACCCGAGTTTGGGATCGTGGAAAACCAAAGCCCCGACCAACAGGGCGTACCTACGGTAAATACCAGGCGTCTTGATACAATCGCCCTTCTCAAGAGCGGGGAGACTGTTGTTTTAGGGGGCCTTAAGCGGTTTGAGACCACCAAAAACTACACCAAAGCCCCAATACTCGGCGATATCCCTCTGATCGCCCCTGCTTTCAGATCAGAAAATGAGACGGTTAAGGAATCAGAGCTGATGGTTTTCATACGCCCGCTGATTATCCCCGGCGAGCATAAGATGAGCAAGCAGGAAAAAAATATTTTAGAGAAAACAGAATGCCCCCAACCGAATTTTAATGGCAGAAATCTTAAAGAGCTTGTGAGAAAGAGCAAAGAAAAAGGCAATGAAGATAACTGA
- a CDS encoding IS30 family transposase, which yields MGYRHLNINERESILKMRSEGKNLLEIAIYLGRSKGTISRELNRNMSSTHDYKPHLAQRYYSKRRAASKQPYRLEQNGRLRRRVCSKLEQYHSPEQIAGRLEIDYPDNAQMRVSPLTIYSWVKRDKVDGGVFYKFLRQGRRKRRKKHGSNDKRGRIPNKRSISERPEVVDKRNRFGDWEGDSVSGKGHGSFIATHVERASRYLLSGRMKDKSAQSMNETTRRLFRKIPKSKRQTMTVDNGKEFAQFKEMEKTVGLCCYFADPYSSYQRGTNENTNGLLRQFFPKGTDFKKVSDKELDKVVALINNRPRKCLKYRTPNEVLWSDEKSCASD from the coding sequence ATGGGCTATAGACATCTTAACATTAATGAGCGGGAAAGCATTCTAAAAATGCGATCTGAAGGAAAAAATTTACTGGAAATCGCCATATATCTCGGCAGGAGCAAGGGCACTATCAGCCGTGAGTTGAATCGAAACATGTCCTCAACCCATGATTATAAGCCCCACCTGGCCCAGCGATATTACAGCAAACGCAGGGCCGCATCCAAGCAGCCATATCGGCTTGAACAGAATGGCCGTCTTCGTCGTCGAGTATGCAGTAAACTCGAGCAATATCACTCGCCTGAACAGATAGCAGGCCGTCTTGAAATCGACTATCCAGATAATGCCCAAATGCGTGTAAGCCCTTTGACCATATATAGTTGGGTTAAACGAGACAAGGTTGACGGCGGTGTTTTTTACAAGTTTTTGCGTCAAGGCCGTCGCAAACGACGAAAGAAGCACGGCAGTAATGACAAGCGTGGCCGGATACCGAACAAACGTTCGATCAGTGAGCGTCCGGAGGTTGTTGACAAGCGTAATCGCTTCGGCGATTGGGAGGGTGACAGCGTCAGCGGTAAAGGACACGGTTCATTTATTGCGACACATGTCGAGCGTGCAAGCCGCTATCTGCTCTCTGGCAGGATGAAAGATAAGAGTGCCCAGAGCATGAATGAAACCACCCGAAGGTTGTTCAGGAAGATACCAAAGTCCAAGCGTCAAACGATGACAGTTGACAATGGTAAGGAGTTTGCCCAGTTTAAAGAGATGGAAAAAACAGTCGGCCTATGCTGCTACTTTGCTGATCCATACAGTTCTTATCAGCGTGGAACTAATGAAAACACAAACGGCCTGCTTCGTCAGTTCTTCCCTAAGGGAACTGATTTTAAGAAAGTTAGTGATAAGGAACTTGACAAAGTTGTCGCCTTAATCAACAATCGACCAAGGAAATGTTTAAAATATCGGACACCAAATGAAGTGCTCTGGAGCGATGAAAAAAGTTGCGCTTCAGATTAA
- a CDS encoding sigma-70 family RNA polymerase sigma factor: MKAEIQKNTDMHTGEKFTDLLTGNQRQIHAYIISLVGNFNDSEDILQETTKEMWQKFEDYKLGTNFLAWGKKIAYYKVLEYRNRNKRKKFVFDDYILQQISRESASELKDTNAYTMFLEDCIKKLRESDLSLVKSLYVEQKTVKQLCASLNRSHQSIYRSLGRILNLLRQCIIRASMRAGNE; encoded by the coding sequence TTGAAAGCGGAGATTCAAAAAAATACTGATATGCATACTGGCGAGAAGTTTACAGACCTTCTCACCGGGAACCAGAGACAAATTCACGCTTACATAATAAGCCTTGTAGGTAATTTTAATGATTCTGAAGATATCCTTCAGGAAACCACTAAAGAAATGTGGCAGAAGTTTGAAGATTACAAACTGGGTACAAATTTTCTTGCATGGGGCAAGAAGATTGCCTACTACAAGGTTCTGGAGTACAGAAATAGAAATAAAAGGAAGAAGTTCGTATTCGACGACTACATACTCCAGCAGATAAGCAGAGAATCTGCCTCTGAGCTCAAGGACACAAACGCATATACTATGTTTCTTGAGGACTGTATCAAAAAGCTCAGGGAGTCGGATTTGAGTCTCGTTAAATCTTTGTATGTAGAGCAGAAAACTGTTAAACAGCTCTGCGCGAGCCTAAACCGTTCTCATCAGAGCATCTACAGAAGCCTTGGGAGAATTCTGAACCTGTTAAGACAGTGCATTATCAGGGCATCAATGAGGGCAGGAAATGAATAG
- a CDS encoding FecR domain-containing protein: MNRQTILEFRSLCIKLFDGSLEEHESQRLNELMYHPGLRKVYFGLVKVNLSLKFAGECCRESSDLLNEETFVEQVWESLAAEEKNAEPVQRFESIEESPRRVNKKVYQQKQPRQISKFNLYSALTGVAALIFIFIFASISPDRTAVKAAAVRDALNAEFADDSESYSQGQSIWAGETVRISEGFIEFETARNVLITVEAPAEFEFNKQDDMQLEYGQVYANVGENGIGFTVHTDNMRLIDLGTEFGVYRDKKGWTEVHMINGEAALVAGGSWFKKTKQQLFKGQARGVSSNGTSVEELDSEPEKFARYINSDHKSVWRGQKALDLADIVGGGNGLGSGEYKSGINTASGEYTTDINRLNSLKFSNGQGYLNVDSLSFVDGVFIPDGEFGAVQVTSEGHTFSGVSDTEGKYWIGLLNGAYHPRLQDVLPHTLTLQGVKQSYPENSALFIHPNQGITFDLDKIEQVVQGKEFSRFTAEFGLSDSVFDNDNFVVPLNNFEVFEEGQLNCDLQVLVDGQLRFEKSNQSPSQKPSRVDLTLKPEDRFLTLIVTIPIEDNLPEAGFVWAFMKDPQLHVWGNE; this comes from the coding sequence ATGAATAGACAAACAATATTAGAATTTAGAAGCCTGTGCATTAAGCTTTTCGACGGGTCGCTTGAAGAACATGAGAGTCAGAGGCTTAATGAGCTTATGTATCACCCTGGGCTTAGAAAGGTCTATTTCGGGCTTGTTAAGGTTAACCTTTCTCTTAAATTTGCCGGCGAATGCTGCCGCGAGTCTTCAGACCTATTGAATGAAGAAACCTTTGTTGAGCAGGTATGGGAGAGCCTTGCTGCAGAGGAGAAAAATGCAGAGCCTGTGCAGAGGTTTGAATCTATAGAAGAATCTCCCAGAAGAGTAAACAAGAAGGTTTATCAGCAAAAACAGCCAAGACAAATCAGCAAATTCAATCTCTATTCGGCGCTGACCGGGGTTGCAGCTCTGATTTTTATCTTCATTTTTGCCAGCATCTCACCGGACAGAACAGCTGTAAAAGCTGCAGCGGTAAGAGATGCCCTCAATGCCGAGTTTGCAGATGATTCTGAAAGCTATTCTCAAGGCCAGAGCATATGGGCAGGTGAAACTGTAAGGATTTCCGAAGGCTTTATTGAGTTTGAAACAGCCCGCAATGTCCTTATAACGGTTGAAGCACCTGCTGAGTTTGAATTCAATAAGCAGGACGATATGCAGCTTGAATATGGGCAGGTTTATGCAAATGTAGGCGAGAATGGAATCGGCTTTACTGTGCATACCGACAATATGCGGCTAATCGACCTTGGAACTGAGTTCGGCGTTTACAGAGACAAAAAAGGCTGGACAGAGGTTCATATGATAAACGGCGAAGCGGCTCTTGTGGCAGGCGGGTCTTGGTTTAAGAAAACCAAACAGCAGCTGTTCAAAGGACAGGCAAGAGGTGTTTCAAGCAACGGCACCAGTGTAGAAGAGCTCGATTCTGAACCTGAAAAATTCGCACGATACATAAACTCAGACCACAAGTCTGTATGGAGAGGGCAGAAGGCATTAGATCTTGCCGATATTGTAGGCGGCGGCAACGGCCTTGGCAGCGGCGAGTACAAATCCGGTATCAATACCGCTTCCGGCGAATATACTACCGATATCAACAGGCTTAATTCGCTTAAGTTTTCAAATGGTCAAGGGTATTTGAACGTAGATTCTCTTTCATTTGTTGACGGTGTGTTTATTCCCGACGGCGAGTTTGGAGCAGTCCAGGTTACCAGCGAAGGTCATACATTCAGCGGGGTATCAGACACAGAGGGCAAATACTGGATAGGGCTTCTTAACGGTGCGTACCATCCGAGGCTGCAGGATGTTCTCCCGCATACATTAACTCTGCAGGGGGTAAAGCAGAGCTATCCTGAGAATTCTGCTTTGTTTATACATCCCAATCAGGGCATTACATTCGATCTTGATAAGATTGAGCAGGTTGTTCAGGGTAAAGAATTTAGCAGATTTACTGCTGAATTCGGCCTTTCAGACAGCGTGTTTGACAATGATAATTTCGTTGTGCCTCTGAATAATTTTGAGGTCTTTGAGGAAGGCCAGCTCAATTGCGATTTGCAGGTTCTTGTTGATGGTCAGCTTCGGTTCGAGAAGAGCAATCAGTCTCCGTCCCAAAAGCCGAGCAGGGTAGATCTTACCTTAAAGCCTGAAGACCGTTTCCTAACACTTATCGTTACTATTCCAATAGAAGACAATCTGCCTGAGGCAGGTTTTGTATGGGCATTTATGAAAGACCCCCAGCTGCATGTTTGGGGCAATGAATAG
- a CDS encoding type II secretion system protein: MNSRKKAFTLIELLVVISIIALLMAILMPALSKAREQGKRMLCANNLKQCALAAQIYSQQNRGVYPLQATTEWAWDISYWTTDLIIESGAEPDIFYCPSNTKMSADKDRYWRFAEIFPEAPSTSLDREEPDTLFHRRNLYRVSSYFWLFDSYDVLNDKDAGRPDLEGRPTTDWLVKSQDVENPAERKMIADAVFKQNELYTQIKGGNWDGWKKTDRTNHVDGSGDLNGSNAAFADGHVEWLGEEELENPDGTDRVRLRVGGSGGTVEQIW, translated from the coding sequence ATGAATTCTAGAAAAAAGGCTTTCACACTTATAGAGCTTCTGGTTGTTATTTCAATCATAGCTCTTTTAATGGCAATACTTATGCCTGCTTTGAGCAAGGCAAGGGAGCAGGGAAAGAGGATGCTCTGCGCTAATAATCTAAAACAGTGCGCTCTTGCCGCTCAGATTTATTCTCAGCAGAACAGGGGTGTATATCCGCTTCAGGCAACCACTGAATGGGCGTGGGATATTTCCTACTGGACAACCGACCTGATTATCGAAAGCGGTGCTGAGCCGGATATATTCTACTGTCCGTCAAACACAAAGATGTCTGCCGACAAGGACAGATACTGGAGATTTGCTGAGATCTTCCCGGAAGCACCAAGCACAAGCCTTGACAGGGAAGAGCCGGATACCCTTTTTCACAGAAGAAATCTTTACAGGGTCTCTTCTTATTTCTGGCTTTTCGACAGCTACGACGTTCTAAACGATAAGGATGCCGGCAGGCCAGACTTGGAGGGAAGACCTACAACCGACTGGCTCGTTAAATCTCAGGACGTGGAAAATCCGGCTGAGAGAAAAATGATTGCAGATGCTGTGTTCAAGCAGAATGAGCTTTATACCCAGATAAAAGGCGGCAATTGGGACGGCTGGAAGAAGACTGACAGGACAAACCACGTTGACGGCAGCGGCGATCTCAACGGCTCAAATGCGGCTTTCGCTGACGGTCATGTCGAATGGCTTGGCGAAGAAGAACTTGAAAACCCAGACGGTACCGACAGAGTTCGCCTTAGAGTTGGCGGTTCCGGCGGTACTGTAGAGCAGATTTGGTAA
- a CDS encoding LamG-like jellyroll fold domain-containing protein, translated as MKRSLLLTMFLAAQMFILQSLAVGGTVAYWRFEGGTADGDPILHGEVPDGQFYPGVMDSSGNGNALTVWNEGAHIYSTAVGYSEVPQTGAANQFSAKNNNGSPGMWTETGSQISNMSPAEFTIEATVRLENGGYRCIVGRDSYGTSPHNPDLAALYLQATPDNGLAIKFCDVQGFWHDAISETGVIETYDWGTNPSGAGTPFYSIAAVSDGEFLSLYLYSHDNPEEGYRLIAQENMLEETESTNTALTAGAGDGGDWDAGNWTVTRGLYAGGHGDRAWGFVDEVRISDSALRVTDLLQGPTPYNGDVAQQSDPANGDVDVSFNWDAPGEDASGDGSNAVEPDLVDQYVFISSGTEGNSELYYAGATGIDPGTEDPASSFGPVDLNYDSTYQWAVVGVMDGYEQSLTPGVSTLADADPNNNIHGPVWEFESMASVPIIEEDPEYDAAAEGDNASLSVEATSVTTPSFQWYKSDDQANDTLDDDNAVGDPDVTLEVTQDGESYTCTMTVPAAAFADEGYYYCEVTNESAASAVSQAGQIEIEKLVNWYEFENNIMDSQGTNHGVSMRTDPNAPFDYASGMVGQAISLNADGVGDSFEIDQSVKANFTIEMWVKTTGDSPGTDGWYNGLGLVDGELPGKVDDMGTALLDGKFALGIGDYDAEMQMTLKSESDINDDSWHYCVATRNYESGDMKVYVDGVLEASLSGATGLKDEPQTLRIGALHTGMNFFPGLIDELKLYNYELSEVEIADNYTSLTGESVCLTSQAPDKDLDVNNDCRIDMADFAGLAAEWLTSGLFPVE; from the coding sequence ATGAAAAGAAGCTTGCTTCTAACAATGTTTCTTGCGGCGCAAATGTTTATTTTGCAGTCGCTTGCGGTAGGCGGGACAGTTGCCTACTGGCGATTTGAAGGCGGAACGGCGGATGGAGATCCCATCCTGCATGGTGAAGTACCCGACGGCCAATTCTATCCAGGCGTAATGGACAGTTCCGGAAACGGCAATGCCCTTACTGTGTGGAATGAAGGTGCCCACATCTACAGCACAGCAGTTGGCTACAGCGAAGTTCCCCAGACAGGGGCTGCTAATCAGTTTAGTGCGAAGAACAATAACGGTTCCCCTGGAATGTGGACTGAGACCGGCTCTCAAATCAGCAATATGAGTCCGGCTGAGTTTACAATTGAGGCAACTGTAAGGCTGGAGAACGGCGGTTATCGCTGTATAGTCGGTAGAGACAGTTACGGCACTTCGCCGCACAACCCGGACCTTGCAGCGCTTTATCTTCAGGCTACTCCCGATAATGGCCTTGCGATAAAATTCTGTGATGTTCAGGGTTTTTGGCATGATGCTATTTCAGAAACCGGGGTTATTGAAACCTACGACTGGGGAACAAATCCCTCTGGTGCCGGAACTCCGTTTTACAGCATCGCAGCAGTAAGCGACGGCGAATTTCTCTCACTTTATCTCTACAGCCACGACAATCCCGAAGAAGGCTACAGGCTTATTGCTCAGGAGAATATGCTCGAAGAAACAGAAAGCACAAACACCGCCCTTACAGCTGGCGCCGGAGACGGCGGAGACTGGGACGCAGGCAACTGGACAGTAACAAGAGGGCTTTACGCAGGAGGCCATGGAGACCGTGCTTGGGGTTTTGTTGATGAGGTAAGAATCAGCGATTCTGCCCTTAGAGTAACAGATCTGCTCCAAGGCCCAACCCCTTACAATGGTGATGTTGCTCAGCAGTCTGACCCAGCCAACGGCGATGTTGACGTTTCGTTCAACTGGGACGCACCGGGCGAGGATGCCTCCGGAGACGGCTCGAATGCCGTTGAGCCGGATCTTGTAGATCAGTACGTGTTTATAAGCTCAGGCACTGAAGGAAATTCTGAGCTCTATTACGCAGGCGCTACCGGAATAGACCCGGGTACAGAAGACCCGGCATCTTCATTCGGTCCTGTTGATCTAAACTACGACAGCACTTATCAGTGGGCAGTTGTAGGCGTTATGGACGGATACGAGCAGAGCCTCACCCCGGGCGTAAGCACACTTGCAGATGCAGACCCGAACAACAACATTCACGGCCCGGTCTGGGAGTTTGAGTCTATGGCTTCTGTTCCGATTATTGAGGAAGACCCGGAATACGATGCTGCAGCAGAAGGCGATAATGCTTCGCTCAGTGTTGAAGCTACCAGTGTTACAACACCTTCATTCCAATGGTACAAGTCTGATGATCAGGCAAATGATACGCTTGATGATGATAATGCTGTAGGCGACCCAGACGTTACTCTCGAAGTTACTCAGGACGGCGAAAGCTACACCTGCACAATGACAGTGCCCGCTGCAGCCTTCGCAGATGAAGGCTATTACTACTGCGAGGTTACCAACGAAAGCGCTGCCTCAGCTGTGTCTCAGGCCGGTCAGATTGAAATCGAGAAACTCGTCAACTGGTATGAATTTGAGAACAACATTATGGATTCTCAGGGCACTAACCACGGCGTTTCAATGAGGACAGATCCAAACGCTCCGTTCGATTATGCCTCAGGTATGGTAGGACAGGCTATCTCTCTCAATGCTGACGGCGTTGGCGATTCATTCGAAATCGATCAGTCTGTAAAGGCTAACTTCACAATAGAAATGTGGGTTAAGACAACAGGCGATTCTCCGGGAACCGACGGCTGGTACAACGGCTTAGGTCTCGTTGACGGCGAGCTGCCAGGAAAAGTTGATGATATGGGTACAGCCCTGCTTGACGGCAAATTTGCTCTTGGAATTGGTGACTACGACGCAGAGATGCAGATGACGCTTAAGTCTGAATCAGACATCAACGACGACAGCTGGCATTACTGCGTTGCAACACGCAACTATGAATCAGGCGATATGAAGGTTTATGTTGACGGCGTGCTCGAGGCCTCTTTAAGCGGAGCCACAGGCCTGAAAGATGAACCTCAAACACTTAGAATCGGCGCATTGCATACCGGTATGAATTTCTTCCCGGGCCTTATCGATGAGCTCAAGCTATACAACTACGAGCTTTCTGAGGTAGAAATTGCTGATAACTACACCTCTCTGACTGGCGAGTCTGTTTGCCTTACCTCTCAAGCACCTGATAAAGACCTTGATGTAAATAATGACTGCCGGATTGATATGGCGGATTTTGCCGGTTTGGCAGCAGAATGGCTCACAAGCGGGCTTTTCCCTGTTGAGTAA